Proteins encoded by one window of Leptospira stimsonii:
- a CDS encoding ATP-binding protein, with product MSPEEKRIQELEDENKKLKRQIENTAQSPYLKKGMASVRYYARIFREEIVENEIRGRIDESLGTLYEIKNFVHRYSSLAGLDPDTIRIIATEATQNIVEHGQGKYAEIELELHNEVVNPFFKMSFKHEMKPGMKYTLSQINENVKKGDFSSELFDIESSRGRGEFLMKELADERRVLNGVEITPEGNKVHYFKRVLINYRDPKGPRDVTSFDEIKEEIDRLDPEEALCYFHIDHRKSKLSSVTIVVTASRETKLRTIMEEAGFYLVHKDKYYRAVFCSFEPTREFTPGELENLFEKVRKQVEIEKE from the coding sequence ATGTCCCCAGAAGAGAAACGAATTCAAGAATTAGAAGATGAAAACAAAAAACTCAAACGGCAGATCGAAAACACGGCTCAATCCCCTTATCTAAAAAAGGGAATGGCAAGCGTAAGATATTACGCGAGAATTTTTCGGGAAGAAATCGTCGAAAACGAGATCCGTGGAAGGATTGACGAAAGTTTGGGAACCCTGTACGAGATTAAGAATTTCGTTCATCGTTATTCGTCGTTAGCCGGTCTTGACCCGGATACGATTCGAATCATCGCGACCGAGGCCACACAAAACATAGTGGAGCACGGACAAGGAAAATACGCCGAAATTGAATTAGAATTACATAATGAAGTTGTAAATCCGTTTTTTAAGATGTCTTTCAAACACGAGATGAAACCCGGAATGAAATACACACTTTCTCAGATCAACGAGAACGTAAAAAAAGGGGATTTCTCCTCGGAACTTTTCGATATAGAAAGTTCCAGAGGAAGAGGGGAGTTTTTGATGAAAGAACTCGCCGACGAAAGAAGGGTTCTGAACGGAGTTGAAATCACTCCGGAAGGAAATAAAGTCCATTATTTCAAAAGGGTTTTGATCAATTATAGGGACCCAAAGGGACCGAGAGACGTAACGAGTTTCGACGAGATCAAAGAAGAAATCGATCGGTTGGACCCGGAAGAAGCGCTCTGCTATTTTCATATCGATCACAGGAAGAGCAAATTGTCTTCCGTGACGATCGTAGTCACCGCTTCCAGAGAAACCAAACTCAGAACCATAATGGAAGAAGCCGGATTCTATCTTGTGCACAAGGATAAATATTACAGAGCCGTGTTTTGTTCTTTTGAGCCGACTCGGGAATTCACGCCCGGAGAATTGGAGAATTTATTCGAGAAGGTCCGTAAACAAGTGGAGATCGAAAAGGAATGA
- a CDS encoding acyl-CoA desaturase — MAIILTFFFAHWFLSAFAQSFFLHRYAAHAMFKLNKFWEKFFYLFTCVAQGSSFLNPRAYAIMHRQHHAYSDTAKDPHSPIASKGFLDMMWKTALNYEAILDEKANVEKDFRGNYPQWPAIDKLSDSWTFRLTCGTLYTLFYLYFVPAGQYGWYLLLPIHWLMGPIHGAIVNWCGHMYGYRNHKENPDHSMNTLFVDFLIAGELYQNNHHAHPNSPNFAFRWFELDLTYQVMKVLHLLRIIKIQRAVWTEKGKKVLRGSDVIVDPSPSVAA, encoded by the coding sequence ATGGCAATCATCCTAACATTCTTTTTTGCGCACTGGTTTTTATCAGCGTTTGCGCAATCCTTCTTTCTTCACAGATACGCCGCTCATGCGATGTTTAAGCTGAACAAGTTTTGGGAAAAATTCTTTTATCTTTTTACTTGTGTCGCTCAAGGTTCTTCCTTTTTAAACCCTCGCGCTTATGCGATCATGCACAGACAACACCACGCATATAGCGATACCGCGAAGGATCCACATTCTCCGATCGCATCGAAGGGATTTTTGGATATGATGTGGAAAACGGCGCTTAACTACGAAGCGATCCTTGACGAAAAAGCAAACGTCGAAAAGGACTTCCGTGGAAATTATCCGCAGTGGCCTGCAATCGACAAACTCAGCGATTCTTGGACATTTCGCTTAACTTGCGGAACTCTCTATACGTTATTCTATCTTTACTTTGTCCCTGCGGGTCAATACGGCTGGTATCTTTTACTTCCGATTCACTGGTTGATGGGGCCTATTCATGGTGCGATTGTAAATTGGTGCGGACATATGTATGGTTACAGAAACCACAAAGAAAATCCGGATCATTCGATGAACACACTCTTTGTGGATTTTTTAATCGCCGGAGAATTGTATCAGAACAACCATCATGCTCATCCGAATTCTCCGAACTTTGCGTTTCGTTGGTTTGAATTGGATTTAACCTATCAAGTGATGAAGGTCCTTCATCTCCTAAGAATCATAAAGATCCAAAGAGCCGTCTGGACGGAAAAAGGGAAAAAAGTTCTTCGCGGTTCCGATGTAATCGTCGACCCTTCTCCCAGCGTAGCCGCCTAA
- a CDS encoding NADPH-dependent F420 reductase → MKEKKIGILGSGIVGQTLANGFLKYGAEVKIGTRDPEKLKDWLSKAGKGASVGSFGEAAAFGEILILASKGNAAKDVLKLAGNDFLTGKTILDTTNPIGDQAPVNGVLNFFTTYNESLMEQIQKEYPKSNFVKCFSSVGSSLMVDPQLKGGKPSMFICGNNENAKKQTKEILDTFGWETEDMGKVEAARAIEPLCILWCIPGFLSQSWTHAFKLLK, encoded by the coding sequence ATGAAAGAAAAGAAAATTGGAATTTTAGGATCGGGGATCGTAGGTCAAACATTGGCCAATGGATTCCTAAAATATGGGGCGGAAGTTAAGATTGGGACCAGAGATCCTGAAAAACTCAAAGACTGGTTGTCCAAAGCAGGGAAGGGGGCTTCGGTCGGATCCTTCGGAGAAGCGGCGGCATTCGGAGAAATTCTCATTCTTGCTTCAAAAGGAAATGCGGCAAAGGATGTCTTAAAGCTCGCCGGAAACGATTTCCTAACCGGAAAGACGATCCTCGATACAACGAATCCGATCGGTGATCAAGCGCCTGTCAACGGCGTTCTTAATTTTTTCACAACATATAACGAATCTCTTATGGAGCAGATTCAAAAAGAATATCCAAAGTCGAATTTTGTGAAGTGTTTCAGTTCGGTCGGGAGTTCTTTGATGGTGGATCCTCAATTGAAAGGAGGAAAGCCGAGCATGTTTATCTGCGGGAATAACGAGAACGCAAAAAAACAAACGAAAGAGATCCTGGATACTTTCGGTTGGGAAACGGAGGACATGGGTAAAGTCGAAGCGGCCCGCGCAATCGAACCGCTTTGTATTCTCTGGTGTATTCCCGGATTCTTATCTCAATCCTGGACTCACGCTTTTAAACTCTTAAAATAA
- a CDS encoding ankyrin repeat domain-containing protein, with translation MNPSKILFLFFLFTFPIFSEGEHPNHAIGESVLKISKRANLPEATISGSGFKAVAIVGDVDGDNGPSTLGYIKNMQEVTKVLKARGVSVLEFYSPRTPWEQIKEAIRGANIVLYAGHGIGSNLTNSPFHQKYVGGFALKGKFVSNDEVENSLKPAPGAIVLFLGACFTAGNMAYDMGVIDAEETKQRVTMYSAPFLKAGFQGYYATWAPWTAQSIVADLFTGKNFGGIYDAQTKLSEVTKLDHPGFSGGKLFFHRGIQDSKVIFDYAFSGDPNAKLSNRNISEESKPSNNPIVLTPEEQTSKNNALIKATYKKDLNTALRLLNEGADPNSETKGWRILHLSVYFDLPELTKILLEKKADPNYQVDGYTALSLATAYERTAIIPLLEAAGGTKSRSASSKPKP, from the coding sequence ATGAATCCTTCGAAGATCCTCTTCTTATTCTTCCTTTTCACCTTCCCTATTTTTTCGGAAGGAGAACATCCCAATCACGCAATCGGAGAATCGGTCCTCAAAATCTCCAAACGAGCCAACCTTCCCGAAGCGACAATCTCCGGAAGCGGATTTAAGGCGGTGGCCATCGTAGGAGACGTCGACGGAGACAACGGTCCAAGCACGTTGGGTTATATTAAGAATATGCAAGAAGTGACGAAGGTTCTCAAAGCGAGAGGAGTTTCAGTCTTGGAATTTTATAGCCCTCGAACGCCTTGGGAACAAATCAAAGAGGCGATCAGAGGCGCGAACATCGTCCTCTATGCAGGACACGGAATCGGAAGCAATCTCACGAACTCTCCTTTCCATCAGAAGTATGTAGGAGGATTTGCATTGAAGGGGAAATTTGTTTCCAATGACGAAGTGGAGAATTCTCTGAAGCCCGCACCGGGTGCGATCGTTCTCTTCCTCGGCGCCTGCTTTACTGCCGGCAACATGGCCTATGACATGGGAGTCATAGACGCCGAGGAAACCAAACAAAGAGTCACCATGTATTCCGCACCTTTTTTAAAAGCGGGCTTTCAAGGATATTATGCGACATGGGCGCCTTGGACCGCGCAGAGTATCGTCGCCGATCTATTTACCGGAAAGAATTTCGGAGGAATCTACGATGCGCAGACAAAACTCTCCGAAGTTACGAAACTCGATCATCCTGGATTCTCCGGTGGAAAACTATTTTTTCATCGAGGCATTCAAGATTCAAAAGTCATTTTTGACTACGCTTTCTCGGGAGACCCAAACGCTAAACTTTCCAATCGAAACATTTCTGAAGAATCGAAACCCTCCAACAATCCGATCGTTTTGACACCGGAAGAACAGACTTCGAAAAATAACGCTCTCATCAAGGCGACGTATAAGAAGGATCTCAATACCGCTCTTCGTTTGTTAAACGAAGGAGCCGATCCGAATTCGGAGACGAAAGGATGGAGAATTCTCCACCTCTCCGTTTACTTTGATCTTCCTGAACTTACGAAAATTCTTCTGGAGAAAAAAGCGGATCCGAACTACCAAGTGGATGGATATACGGCACTTTCCTTAGCAACGGCTTATGAAAGAACCGCGATCATTCCTCTCCTCGAAGCGGCCGGAGGAACAAAATCCAGATCCGCTTCGAGCAAACCGAAACCGTAG
- a CDS encoding DUF1564 domain-containing protein — protein sequence MEILSFSSERKIQSALIEGPLGTDSILIPLSLWDKLNEDERRILRRKLPYLLRKFGKYVSSLKRLHWRAGKIKYNRGVGKMKKMSIRVNTGAWALLGALAAAHGVSRCYLFNYMLWLDEVGVGDSIVDTLNQGVPRFHESYRMIWTLNLRENLISRELEFEPNPMTDTFPYHLPPKGT from the coding sequence ATGGAAATTCTATCTTTTAGCTCCGAGAGAAAAATTCAGTCCGCTCTGATTGAAGGCCCGCTGGGGACGGATTCGATTCTAATTCCTCTTTCCCTTTGGGATAAATTGAACGAGGATGAGAGAAGAATTCTTCGGAGAAAGCTTCCCTATCTTCTGAGGAAATTCGGGAAGTATGTGAGTTCTCTAAAGAGGCTTCATTGGAGAGCGGGAAAGATCAAATACAATCGAGGCGTCGGGAAGATGAAGAAGATGAGTATTCGGGTCAACACTGGAGCGTGGGCTCTTCTCGGTGCGCTCGCGGCCGCGCACGGGGTTTCGAGGTGTTATCTTTTTAATTATATGCTTTGGTTGGATGAGGTTGGGGTCGGAGATTCTATCGTGGATACTTTGAACCAAGGAGTTCCTAGGTTTCACGAGTCTTACAGAATGATCTGGACCCTCAATTTACGAGAAAATCTCATTTCCCGAGAGCTGGAATTCGAACCAAATCCCATGACCGACACCTTCCCCTATCATCTCCCACCCAAGGGCACATAA
- a CDS encoding transglutaminase-like domain-containing protein — MSFQSSFSILILSFPLLSFPIFSQSAYPVFDWETVANTDYAQVAPPQSEEKVRSFQGALIAGNWILWPAILPGENGKESHGLILRNFKNGDSKRIDFGEPVRGLAWDKEKNQIFARLKKEIVVIDADSFETKRRFPFPATNSGWTSLGFFQGKLFGIQGNTFTFYDRENGNEIESKEVPVSKIAQAYACSEKEIFLWNNDGDFNLHSYNPILNSIKDRFSVKIDGKLAPKVTCRGKDFALMDPEKGYYQNLIKIGNQFYPVVPGNQILKGNLSYRFAPKKEKISFSLTVSAKEKDSPESEIAVAIPPKETASQTLSEESVSKFGSFQEDAQGNRTLFVKIPALSAGQSWTEVVYSAKIERFNLDSGLSNFNTSWEDWKVDRKWNQFLEDKSVYLINDPGITSIRDQLKAESSSVEGYIQAVYKHITKNLVYKQDGRFDAAPTVLQNGHGSCTEHSYAQIALLRSAGIPARLAWNWLPVSPKVELNHKVAEVWHPSFGWIPMEPLSSPRTRAGLTYAKHIIFAVLNSPSHSIIKGGDVLLNFTKPSGGASRSLEIELSSDDSVSSRNLLDVDSSWMDSFPKVKPISNRVLLRGDERSVE, encoded by the coding sequence ATGTCGTTCCAATCTTCTTTTTCGATTTTGATCCTCTCTTTTCCACTTCTTTCGTTTCCGATTTTTTCTCAGTCCGCCTATCCGGTGTTCGACTGGGAAACGGTTGCGAATACGGATTACGCCCAAGTCGCTCCCCCACAGAGCGAAGAGAAAGTCCGGAGTTTTCAAGGCGCCTTGATCGCGGGAAACTGGATCCTCTGGCCCGCGATTCTTCCGGGCGAAAATGGAAAAGAAAGTCACGGCTTGATCTTGCGGAATTTTAAAAACGGAGATTCGAAGCGCATCGATTTCGGAGAACCGGTTCGAGGTTTGGCCTGGGACAAGGAGAAGAATCAAATCTTCGCGAGACTAAAAAAAGAAATCGTAGTAATCGACGCCGATTCTTTCGAAACAAAAAGAAGGTTTCCATTCCCCGCGACGAACTCCGGTTGGACCTCCCTCGGATTTTTTCAGGGAAAACTCTTCGGAATCCAAGGAAACACATTCACTTTTTATGATAGAGAAAACGGGAATGAAATCGAAAGCAAAGAAGTGCCCGTTTCGAAAATCGCTCAGGCCTATGCCTGCTCGGAGAAGGAAATTTTTCTCTGGAACAACGATGGAGATTTCAATCTCCATTCTTACAACCCGATTCTAAACTCCATAAAAGATCGTTTTTCGGTGAAGATCGACGGGAAACTGGCGCCTAAGGTGACCTGTCGAGGAAAGGATTTCGCTCTGATGGATCCGGAGAAAGGATATTATCAAAATCTAATCAAGATCGGAAACCAGTTTTATCCCGTCGTTCCGGGAAACCAGATTCTCAAAGGGAATCTGAGTTATCGTTTTGCTCCAAAGAAGGAGAAAATTTCTTTTTCTCTCACGGTGAGTGCGAAGGAGAAGGATTCCCCGGAATCCGAAATCGCGGTTGCAATTCCTCCTAAAGAAACGGCATCGCAGACTTTGAGCGAAGAATCCGTTTCAAAGTTCGGCTCTTTTCAGGAAGACGCGCAAGGGAATCGGACCTTGTTCGTCAAAATTCCCGCCTTATCCGCCGGTCAGTCTTGGACGGAAGTCGTCTATTCTGCGAAGATTGAAAGATTTAACTTGGACTCCGGACTCTCCAATTTCAACACTTCTTGGGAAGATTGGAAGGTCGATCGGAAATGGAATCAATTCTTAGAAGATAAATCGGTATATTTGATCAACGATCCGGGGATCACTTCCATACGAGATCAACTCAAAGCGGAATCTTCCAGCGTCGAAGGTTATATCCAAGCGGTCTATAAACATATCACAAAGAATCTCGTCTATAAACAAGACGGACGTTTCGACGCGGCGCCCACAGTTCTTCAAAACGGTCATGGTTCTTGCACAGAACATAGTTACGCTCAGATCGCCCTCTTGAGAAGCGCTGGGATTCCTGCGAGGCTCGCTTGGAACTGGCTTCCGGTCTCTCCGAAGGTGGAGCTAAATCATAAGGTCGCCGAAGTCTGGCACCCGTCCTTCGGTTGGATTCCGATGGAACCTCTTTCGTCTCCAAGGACGAGAGCCGGGCTTACATATGCAAAACATATTATATTCGCAGTTTTGAATTCTCCTTCGCATTCGATTATCAAAGGCGGAGACGTCTTGCTGAATTTTACGAAACCTTCGGGTGGCGCTTCCAGGTCCTTGGAGATCGAGTTGTCCTCGGATGATTCGGTCTCTTCAAGGAATCTTTTGGATGTAGATTCTTCTTGGATGGATTCTTTCCCGAAAGTCAAACCGATTTCGAATCGAGTCCTCTTGAGAGGAGATGAGAGGAGCGTGGAATGA
- a CDS encoding protein kinase, whose amino-acid sequence MNPSRTELAELIEGAREGEKFPLAKLISGVERPDSFEFRKNLFEELYNRGLTGKNSLTVGFTGTPGAGKSSLLGELATQFLKGENEETMAIVAIDPSSHISGGSLLGDRTRLSLPAREKRIYFRSQPSQLELGGVNPYTYHVIRLLRCFFRYVFIETVGIGQNEIEVSKLTDLSFLVLQPLGGDQVQFMKSGIMEVPDSFILNKCDEEQLANSSYHMLITTLEFLKDMMPGKNLPPVFKTSTKTKVGIVELLEFIRKAVPSGDRSKETLLQLKKWIKNDYGNFGLKLIEHLPYSGSTNFETLESLALDEIKRHLKV is encoded by the coding sequence GTGAATCCATCTAGGACAGAACTCGCGGAACTCATCGAGGGAGCGCGAGAGGGAGAAAAATTTCCTCTCGCGAAACTGATCTCGGGAGTGGAAAGGCCGGATTCCTTCGAATTTAGAAAAAATCTTTTTGAAGAACTCTACAATCGAGGTTTGACAGGAAAAAATTCTTTGACGGTGGGGTTTACCGGAACTCCGGGCGCGGGAAAATCTTCCTTGCTCGGAGAACTTGCGACTCAATTCTTAAAAGGCGAAAACGAAGAGACGATGGCGATCGTTGCAATCGACCCTTCGAGTCATATCTCCGGAGGTTCTCTTCTCGGAGATCGAACCAGGCTTTCTCTTCCGGCGAGAGAAAAAAGAATCTACTTTCGTTCCCAACCGAGCCAACTCGAACTCGGAGGAGTCAATCCTTACACGTATCACGTCATACGCCTTTTGCGTTGTTTTTTTCGTTATGTCTTTATCGAAACCGTCGGGATCGGGCAAAACGAAATCGAAGTCTCCAAGCTCACGGATCTTTCATTTCTCGTCTTGCAACCATTAGGCGGGGACCAAGTTCAGTTTATGAAGAGTGGAATCATGGAAGTTCCGGATTCTTTTATTTTGAACAAATGCGACGAAGAACAACTCGCGAATTCTAGCTATCATATGTTGATCACGACCCTGGAATTCTTAAAAGACATGATGCCGGGAAAAAATCTTCCTCCCGTTTTCAAAACTTCCACAAAAACAAAGGTCGGGATCGTAGAACTTCTGGAATTTATTCGAAAAGCAGTTCCCTCCGGAGACCGTTCGAAAGAAACCCTTCTTCAACTCAAAAAATGGATCAAGAACGACTATGGAAACTTCGGCCTAAAGTTGATCGAACATCTTCCCTACTCCGGCTCCACAAATTTTGAAACCTTAGAATCCCTGGCCTTGGATGAAATCAAAAGACATCTGAAAGTTTGA
- a CDS encoding protein meaA has protein sequence MENKDHILYDKAGKPSKEAAWIFRTYAGHTNARESNELFRKNLSKGQTGLSIAFDLATQCGYSSDHPIARPEIGKVGVPINTLEDFRILFDQIPLEEMNTSMTINGTSMYLLSLYVALAQERGVDIGLLQGTTQNDIIKEYLARGTYIFPPAQSIRVIVDMYEYSLKNIPKWNPSNICSYHLQEAGATPVQELAFALATAIAILDAIKERNCFTPDEFEQCVGRISFFVNAGIRFVEEMCKMRAFTDMWDEITRDRYQVKQEKYRRFRYGVQVNSLGLTEEQPENNAWRILIEALGVTMSRDARCRALQLPAWNEALSLPRPWDQQWSLRLQQVLAYETDLLEYPDLFEGSKVVESKVKDLKEEAYKEIQKILDMGGAIKAIENGYMKSQLVKSQAERLAKINNNELIIVGKNKWTEGIPSPLMTDQDGGVFKVDPKSAEETLKVLAKTKEKRDANQVKAALAKLEADAKANKNLMTASIECAKAGVSTGEWADVLRSVFGEYRPSTGVEGQKLNLETEKVTRVRGKVEAFLKTNGSRPKIVVGKPGLDGHSNGAEMIAVSAKHAGFDVIYSGIRLTPEEIVQTAVEENADVIGVSILSGSHQELAEQIFQELKHYKANIPVVFGGIIPPGDFEALLKLGVKAIFTPKDYDLMDVMEKIIDIISKTVKAA, from the coding sequence ATGGAAAATAAAGATCATATCCTTTACGACAAAGCCGGAAAGCCATCCAAAGAAGCGGCCTGGATCTTCCGAACCTACGCGGGACACACGAACGCAAGAGAATCGAACGAACTCTTCCGAAAAAACCTCTCCAAAGGTCAAACCGGACTCTCCATCGCCTTCGACCTCGCGACCCAATGCGGTTACAGTTCCGATCATCCGATCGCAAGACCGGAAATCGGAAAAGTCGGAGTTCCGATCAACACCCTTGAGGATTTTAGAATTCTCTTCGACCAGATTCCACTCGAAGAAATGAACACATCGATGACGATCAACGGGACTTCGATGTATCTTCTGTCTCTTTACGTCGCCCTCGCTCAAGAAAGAGGCGTGGACATCGGACTCCTCCAAGGGACCACACAAAACGACATCATCAAAGAATACCTCGCAAGAGGAACTTACATCTTCCCACCCGCGCAATCCATCCGCGTGATCGTGGACATGTATGAATACAGTTTGAAAAACATTCCTAAATGGAATCCATCTAACATCTGTTCGTATCACTTGCAGGAAGCCGGCGCAACTCCGGTGCAGGAACTCGCTTTCGCTCTCGCGACCGCGATCGCAATTCTCGACGCGATCAAAGAAAGAAACTGTTTTACTCCGGACGAATTCGAACAGTGCGTGGGAAGAATTTCGTTCTTCGTAAACGCGGGAATTCGTTTCGTGGAAGAGATGTGCAAGATGCGCGCCTTCACCGATATGTGGGACGAGATCACGAGAGATCGTTATCAAGTAAAACAGGAAAAGTATCGTCGTTTTCGTTACGGGGTTCAGGTAAACTCTCTCGGTCTCACCGAAGAACAACCGGAGAACAACGCTTGGAGAATTCTCATCGAAGCGTTAGGCGTCACCATGAGCCGGGACGCTCGCTGTAGAGCGCTTCAACTCCCCGCTTGGAACGAAGCCCTTTCCCTTCCAAGACCTTGGGACCAACAGTGGTCCTTAAGACTTCAACAAGTTCTCGCGTATGAAACGGACTTATTAGAGTATCCGGATCTATTCGAAGGTTCTAAAGTAGTAGAGAGCAAAGTAAAAGATCTCAAAGAAGAAGCCTACAAAGAAATTCAGAAAATTCTGGATATGGGCGGAGCGATCAAGGCGATCGAGAACGGTTATATGAAATCGCAACTCGTCAAATCGCAAGCGGAACGTCTCGCAAAGATCAACAACAACGAACTCATCATCGTCGGAAAGAACAAATGGACGGAAGGAATTCCATCTCCTCTGATGACCGACCAAGACGGAGGGGTTTTCAAAGTGGATCCGAAGTCCGCGGAAGAAACACTCAAAGTTTTGGCGAAGACAAAAGAAAAACGAGACGCGAACCAAGTAAAGGCCGCTCTTGCCAAGCTCGAAGCGGACGCAAAAGCGAATAAGAATCTGATGACCGCTTCGATTGAATGTGCCAAGGCCGGAGTTTCCACGGGAGAATGGGCCGACGTCCTACGATCCGTTTTCGGAGAATACAGACCTTCTACCGGAGTCGAAGGACAAAAACTCAATCTCGAAACCGAAAAGGTAACGAGAGTCAGAGGAAAAGTCGAAGCCTTCCTAAAAACAAACGGTTCGAGACCGAAGATCGTAGTCGGCAAACCGGGGTTAGACGGACATTCCAACGGAGCCGAGATGATAGCGGTTTCCGCAAAACACGCGGGCTTTGACGTGATCTATTCCGGAATTCGTTTAACACCGGAGGAAATCGTTCAGACCGCCGTGGAAGAAAACGCGGACGTGATCGGAGTTTCGATCCTTTCGGGTTCTCACCAAGAACTCGCGGAACAGATCTTCCAGGAATTAAAACACTACAAAGCGAACATTCCCGTCGTTTTCGGGGGAATCATTCCTCCCGGAGATTTCGAGGCTCTTTTAAAACTCGGCGTAAAGGCGATCTTTACTCCGAAGGATTACGATTTGATGGACGTGATGGAGAAAATCATCGATATCATTTCCAAAACCGTAAAAGCCGCATAA
- a CDS encoding class I SAM-dependent methyltransferase, with protein sequence MAVSFSEYKEKLKFRVRGKKEESSEDEGLTIGANGLPFETAYWRDIYGSGTDVDATFNAKEHARYAKSILNLMEINVNSIADFGFGKGILLKEMVKIFKPGRVLAIDPSEQMLDELIAQKWIRAWNISVLNTTVQELDLSYFVHLPFDLGICNSVVQYIEGDLKPVFEKLHRIVKYLYFSVPTKDDYIRMKKEIYFEDPYAFVRTKKQYMKMIEPYFRRVGFNLLESRLVADSRFTDQLFKDE encoded by the coding sequence ATCGCCGTCTCTTTTTCAGAATATAAAGAAAAACTAAAGTTTCGCGTAAGAGGCAAAAAAGAAGAATCTTCCGAGGATGAGGGTTTGACGATAGGAGCCAACGGACTTCCTTTTGAAACCGCATATTGGAGGGATATCTACGGTTCCGGGACGGACGTGGACGCGACATTCAACGCAAAAGAACACGCACGTTATGCGAAATCAATCCTCAACCTGATGGAGATCAACGTAAACTCGATCGCCGATTTCGGATTTGGGAAAGGGATTCTTTTGAAAGAGATGGTAAAGATCTTCAAACCCGGAAGGGTTCTCGCGATCGATCCTTCGGAGCAGATGCTCGACGAACTGATCGCGCAAAAATGGATCCGCGCCTGGAATATCTCCGTCTTAAATACAACCGTTCAAGAATTAGATTTGTCTTATTTTGTTCATCTTCCTTTTGATCTTGGAATTTGTAATTCCGTTGTACAATATATCGAGGGAGATCTCAAACCGGTTTTCGAGAAACTTCATAGAATTGTAAAGTATCTCTACTTCTCCGTTCCCACAAAAGACGACTATATAAGAATGAAAAAAGAGATCTACTTTGAAGATCCTTACGCATTCGTAAGAACTAAAAAGCAATACATGAAGATGATTGAACCTTACTTCCGAAGAGTCGGTTTTAATCTTTTAGAAAGTCGCCTTGTCGCAGATTCCCGTTTTACCGATCAATTGTTTAAGGATGAATAA
- a CDS encoding AraC family transcriptional regulator, translating to MKSVELQSKRGQISEPFATLVPEKGILQTEIEGVRIYRITESSPRQPQSYGPRIVFLFQGQKRIFLGDKTFVQDASNYLVLAVPLPVECEMTATLKEPLLGVSVTVTPEAIVEILHQSNDKQGNETIVPEGPYTAEQTETIIDTVYRLLQSLRNNRDARLLGPMIVRELIYRVAFGDGGESLRAIAYRKRHFFMIARALDTIHEAFYENLDIQNLAAEAGMSISMFHSCFKTVTNTSPIQYIKNIRLHKARALMLHDGLNALAAATRVGYESPSQFSREYKRFFGVTPGQDTAKIREEGRVSI from the coding sequence ATGAAGTCAGTAGAGTTACAGAGTAAGAGAGGACAAATTTCGGAACCCTTTGCGACCCTTGTTCCAGAGAAGGGAATTCTTCAAACGGAGATAGAAGGTGTAAGAATCTATCGAATCACGGAATCCTCACCAAGACAACCGCAATCCTACGGTCCGAGGATTGTTTTCCTTTTCCAAGGACAAAAGAGAATATTTTTAGGAGATAAAACTTTTGTCCAGGACGCCTCCAATTATCTCGTACTTGCGGTGCCTTTGCCGGTTGAATGTGAAATGACGGCTACCTTAAAAGAACCTTTGCTTGGTGTATCAGTGACCGTTACTCCGGAGGCTATCGTTGAAATTCTTCATCAGAGTAATGATAAACAAGGAAATGAGACGATCGTTCCCGAAGGTCCTTATACCGCTGAGCAAACTGAAACTATAATTGATACCGTTTATCGACTTCTTCAATCTCTAAGAAATAACCGCGATGCTCGACTCCTCGGACCCATGATCGTAAGGGAACTAATCTACAGAGTGGCCTTCGGAGATGGAGGAGAATCATTGCGTGCGATCGCCTACCGAAAACGACACTTCTTTATGATTGCGCGGGCACTGGATACGATTCACGAGGCGTTTTATGAAAATTTGGATATTCAAAATCTTGCCGCTGAAGCAGGAATGAGCATATCCATGTTTCATTCCTGCTTTAAGACGGTGACGAATACGTCACCCATTCAATACATAAAAAACATTCGGCTTCATAAGGCAAGAGCGCTCATGCTACACGATGGATTGAATGCTTTAGCCGCCGCAACCAGAGTAGGTTACGAAAGCCCATCTCAATTCAGTCGCGAATATAAGCGTTTTTTTGGTGTAACTCCGGGACAGGATACAGCTAAGATCCGTGAAGAAGGAAGAGTATCGATCTGA